A window of Sphingobacterium kitahiroshimense genomic DNA:
ATACAATATCGTAGATGGGCAACAAAGAACTATTAGCTGCTTGCTTTTATTCAAAGCTATTGTAGCTGTTTTTTCATTTAAGGATCCAATTCTTATAAAAGAGATAGATCGTATATCTTCAAAAATAATAAGTTTTTCATTTAGTAACGAAATTTCGCAGAAAAATATTGCAAATAACTATCTGGTCGCATGTAGATATGTAGCCAATTTAGATGAAGATTTTGTACGTTTTTTTCTTCATCATTGTGAGTTGATTTATTTTGAAATTAATAATATAAGTGAAGCTTTTCAGTTTTTTGATGCGCAAAATTCACGAGGTAAAGATTTAGAGCCGCACGATCTTTTAAAAGCCTATCATTTGCGTGAATATAGCATTGATGAGGAAAAAAGTAAATTGAATGATGTCACAGCCTGGGAAGCTTATCAATCTGATAAATTATCAAAATTGTTCTCAGAATATCTGTTTAGAATTCGTTCTTGGTCTCGTGGGGAATCTGGAACTGAATTTGATAAGAATAAAATTTTTTTATTTAAAGGTGTAACCGTTGGTAAAATAGGAGATTATAAATATGCAGAAGCATTAAGAATTTTACACCATTATACAGATGAATATAATGGAAGTTATCATAGACAGATAGATTTAAATTTAAAATCGTATCCATTTCAATTAGACGGACCAATTTTAAATGGAAGACGTTTTTTTGAGATGATTAGTCATTACAAAAAGGTGTTTGATTTAATGCTTAATGACATTAAGGATAATTCATCTCTAAACTCAATATCACGAAGTATTTTAAAGGTAATAAAAGAATATGACGGATGGGAACGTACAGGAGATACTTATGTTCGAACACTATTTGAATGTATTTTAGTTTTTTATATTGATAAATTTGGTACTCACAATATTGATTTAGCCATAGAAAAGCTTTTTGCTTGGTCTTACAAACTACGGTTAGAATATTATGCAATTCAGTTTGAAAGTGTAGATAATCATGTTTTGGGCTCAAATATGTTTTTAGATATTAAAAATAGCTATACACCGCAGGAAGCACTACGTCGTCCTACAATTTTCAACTTCACTAAGAAAAGAGAAATTCCAGAAATCGAAAAAATTCTGACGAAACTATATTATATATAATATGCAACACGAAATAAATACATTTAATATAAAAACGTTGTTTACAACCTCGAAATATCGTATTCCTATTTATCAGAGAAATTATGCTTGGGGTAGATCAGAAATATCTCAGTTGATCCAAGATATCATCGATTATATTCCAGAAAAACGTAATTATTACATAGGTACCTTAGTTGTATTTGAACGTAATGAAAAAGGAACCCATTTTTTTGATACAATTGATGGGCAACAACGTCTTACGACTTTCTCAATTTTATTATCTGTATTACAAAATGAATATAAAGTAATTGACTGGTTTAAAGAGAATTTATTATCATTTGAAAGCAGACCGTTATCTCAGAATGGATTAGATTTTTCATTTTCAGGTTTTTTTGATTCTAATAAAGATTATCATAATACAATAAAAGAAGCTTATGATCATATTATTTTAGATATAAAAAACAAGCTAGAAG
This region includes:
- a CDS encoding DUF262 domain-containing protein encodes the protein MDEDISLHTKIIAIKDLLTFSNLKLPVYQRPYKWQERHIQQLIEDISLFKNKTAYRLGTLVINKDGTEYNIVDGQQRTISCLLLFKAIVAVFSFKDPILIKEIDRISSKIISFSFSNEISQKNIANNYLVACRYVANLDEDFVRFFLHHCELIYFEINNISEAFQFFDAQNSRGKDLEPHDLLKAYHLREYSIDEEKSKLNDVTAWEAYQSDKLSKLFSEYLFRIRSWSRGESGTEFDKNKIFLFKGVTVGKIGDYKYAEALRILHHYTDEYNGSYHRQIDLNLKSYPFQLDGPILNGRRFFEMISHYKKVFDLMLNDIKDNSSLNSISRSILKVIKEYDGWERTGDTYVRTLFECILVFYIDKFGTHNIDLAIEKLFAWSYKLRLEYYAIQFESVDNHVLGSNMFLDIKNSYTPQEALRRPTIFNFTKKREIPEIEKILTKLYYI